One window from the genome of Acanthochromis polyacanthus isolate Apoly-LR-REF ecotype Palm Island chromosome 21, KAUST_Apoly_ChrSc, whole genome shotgun sequence encodes:
- the mief1 gene encoding mitochondrial dynamics protein MID51: MAGVNGDHKGKKDENGIGTAIDFVLSNAKLVLGVGGAAMLGIATLAVKKMYDRAISAPTSPTKMEQTGKRSWEEPAWMGSSPRVLNHGMKSTVSRSLQSLPSASRAFEPDCLRRTVGRVAVGGRGSTQSDMLQVRMRLSLQDHLWEFYQNNVNIPTQEQAMARKAALDICAELRVFLHAKLPDMPLREMYLSGSLYDDLQVVTADHAQLMVPLILEKNLWSSIPGEDTIMNVPGFWLVRRENLEYFPRNSSYWDRCMVGGYLSPKSVLEVFDKLVAGSINWPAIGSVLDYIIRPVVPSETLTLEIQYEMDRKLYVDFLPLLVMEDGTSLIAKPHRLVAERHENLWRQSFRVADTARLRALDQEDGGCRCTCLKVAKAVSKLNPALNQLNASQLTNAILLLSEKEGDWTQEALADRFLQLLRALVGHLEAGRLPCALNPKVNLFCELTEQEVDELGYTLYCALSDPESLLRTAVAQPPHP; encoded by the exons ATGGCAGGGGTGAATGGAGACCATAAAGGAAAGAAAGATGAAAATGGAATTGGAACAGCCATTGACTTCGTGCTTTCCAATGCCAAGCTTGTGCTAGGGGTAGGAGGAGCAGCCATGCTTGGCATTGCAACATTAGCTGTTAAAAAA ATGTATGACCGCGCAATAAGTGCTCCAACCAGTCCCACCAAGATGGAACAAACAGGAAAGAGAAGCTGGGAAGAGCCAGCCTGGATGGGTTCATCACCACGGGTACTTAACCATGGCATGAAGTCCACAGTTAGCAGGTCACTGCAGTCTCTGCCCTCTGCCTCACGTGCTTTTGAACCAG ACTGTCTGCGGAGGACAGTGGGTCGAGTTGCTGTGGGAGGAAGGGGTTCAACTCAATCAGACATGCTGCAGGTCCGAATGCGTCTATCACTACAGGATCATCTGTGGGAGTTCTACCAAAATAATGTCAACATCCCTACTCAGGAGCAGGCCATGGCAAGGAAGGCAGCACTGGACATCTGTGCTGAGCTCAGGGTGTTTCTTCATGCCAAACTACCTGACATGCCACTCCGAGAGATGTACCTTAGTGGCAGTCTGTATGATGACCTTCAA GTGGTGACAGCAGATCATGCCCAGCTGATGGTTCCTCTTATCTTGGAGAAGAATCTTTGGTCTTCCATCCCTGGGGAGGACACCATTATGAATGTTCCAGGTTTCTGGCTTGTCCGCAGGGAGAACTTGGAATATTTCCCACGGAATAGCAGCTACTGGGACCGCTGCATGGTCGGAGGTTACCTGTCCCCTAAATCAGTCCTTGAGGTCTTCGATAAGCTTGTGGCTGGCTCTATCAACTGGCCAGCTATAGGGAGTGTCCTTGACTACATCATTCGTCCTGTGGTTCCTTCAGAAACACTGACCTTAGAGATCCAGTATGAGATGGACCGGAAACTGTATGTGGACTTCTTGCCTTTGCTTGTGATGGAGGATGGGACTTCACTGATTGCCAAACCACATCGACTTGTTGCAGAGCGCCATGAAAACCTGTGGCGGCAGAGCTTCCGTGTGGCTGATACGGCACGACTCAGGGCATTGGATCAGGAGGATGGAGGCTGCCGATGTACCTGCCTAAAGGTGGCAAAGGCTGTGAGCAAGCTCAACCCTGCCCTTAACCAGCTCAATGCCAGTCAGCTTACCAATGCTATCTTGTTGCTGAGTGAAAAAGAAGGTGACTGGACGCAGGAAGCACTGGCTGACCGGTTCCTTCAGCTGCTACGAGCACTAGTTGGACACTTAGAAGCTGGGAGGCTGCCATGTGCCCTTAACCCTAAAGTTAACTTATTTTGTGAGCTGACAGAACAGGAAGTGGATGAGCTGGGGTATACCCTTTACTGTGCACTCTCAGATCCTGAAAGCCTGCTGAGAACTGCAGTGGCACAGCCACCCCATCCCTGA
- the LOC127531610 gene encoding MIEF1 upstream open reading frame protein-like, which produces MGCWSRSAVLELYRALLRAGRHLQYTDRDYYRQAVACEFRHSRALTVPKDKEDALKRGQYFLSSRLGGLM; this is translated from the coding sequence ATGGGCTGCTGGTCTCGCAGCGCTGTGCTGGAGCTCTATAGGGCACTGCTCCGTGCAGGACGTCACCTTCAGTACACTGATCGGGATTACTATCGTCAGGCTGTAGCTTGTGAGTTTCGCCACAGCCGTGCCTTGACGGTGCCTAAAGATAAGGAGGACGCACTGAAAAGGGGTCAGTACTTCCTCAGCAGTAGACTGGGTGGGCTCATGTAG